ATGTGTATACTTCCCAAGAAACCAAATACCCTTCTTAAAAATACTCCCACCATAAACTCAATTTTTTGTAATCTCTGTAAAAATGATTTCGCATTACTTATCTGTATTGAAGGAGTAACTGCCATAACATTCGGATTTTCAAAATATGCAACCATTCGCCTTAAAGCATTTTTATCACAGTAACAATCGGCGTCTAAAGCACCTACAAACTCGGTAGTTGTTTGTTTAATTCCCCGATTTATTGCTCCGCCTTTCCCAACGTTTCCCGCATAAAATGTTTCTATGCCCTTATCTTCATAACTCTTCGCCAGTTTAAATGCCTGCATTTTTGCAAAACTATCTATACCATTAATTACAACAAATATTTTTAATTTTCCTTTGGGATAATTCAATCCTAACAATGATTCAATAGTGACTTTTAATGATTCAGGATGCCCATAGTCCGGAACGATTATAGTTACACCCGGAAATCTTGTTGCTTTTGGACTTAAAATTTTATCATGGTTTTCATATAATGTTATAAAAAAATATATAGAGGTGAATAAACCAAAAAATGTTGTAATATAAATAAGTAAATAATTTAATTCTATCATTCAGAATCACCGCTAAATTCCCAAAGTTCAGCATATTCATTTTGAAAGATATTATAAAAATTATCACTATTCTTCATAAAATAAATTAACCCTTGTTCTTCATTATCAAAATATCTTTCTCTAATATCATCATCTATCCATATATAGGTAATTTTATTTTCTTTCAGTAAATTAAGTAAATTGTTCAAATTCCGGGGAAGCAATATTTGTTTAGTTAGTTCATAATTAGGTTCATTAAAATCATTAACCACTTCTGCGCCGCCTATGCTCCTAATCCATTCACTTTTATCATATGTTGAAAAAACTTTTTCATTTTTATTAGCATAATCTTTTAGAACAGTTAATGATTCATATACCTCATTATTCGGGCCAGTATTTGCAACTTCTTTAATAGAGGATATCGTAGATATCGTAAAACCAACAAGTAAGATTAACATTGTTAAGTCTTTAATGAGCAACATGTTCCATTCACGGTTTTTAAAGTGTATAAGTCCTTTAGCCGCAAAAAATGAAAATGGAAGTAATAGGAATATATTTATCCTCTTATCAAAGAAAACTGAAATTATGAATAATATTAAAGTTATGCCATATGCCTGAAAATGCATTCTTTTGTGTTTCCAAAGGCCCAATAAACCAAATATTGAAAGTATTAATGCATATATATTAAATCCTAAAACCGCGCCCAAATCTCCGATAAAGCTTGAAATCAGATTATTTCCAGCGTCGGTATAAGGCACTATCTGAAATGAAGCAATAGAAAAAATTAAAACAAATAAAAAATAGAAAAATTGAGACTTATTTTTATCCCTCAAATATTCAAATAAACAAATGATTGAAATTAATAAACCCAAATAAAAAGAAGATAATAAAATTATTAGATAACATATATTTTTGAATATGGTGCGGTCTTCTAAATAAAATAATGCCCCTGCCAGAACCATCATTAACCCAAATAAATATACATTTAATGTTGAACTTAAATAAATAAAGACAGGGCTAGTAGTTAAAATTAATAAAACAATAAATCTCTCAATTAAATCCATGCCTGTTTTTTCAAAAAATTTGATTAATAACCAGAGGGTTATGTATCCCATAATTAGGGGTAAAATTTTCGCTACATTCAATGTTCCGAATATTAAACTGAACCCTGAAATAAGCAGATGAAATGGATTATATGACCTGTTTCCGGTTAAAATTGATGCAGCCATTCTTTGATGAAAATAACTTTCATATCCGATTGGCACTGAATCATAATGCACAAATCTGATGATTTGTATGACTAAAGATATAAATGTAAATAAGGAAAATAAAAAATACTTATAATTATGTTTTTCTAGTTTTAGGAACTTATGCAACTTTTTCCACCTTACAAATTAATTCAAAAGTTAAATAATCTTCTTCACTATTAACAAGCTTAAAACATTGGTCCTCGGTATATTTAGGCATGGTCTCTTTATTCAATAATATATAATTAATTTTATATTTATTTAAAATCTTTACTGCCTGTACTGTTGAAGGGGTATACAATATTTGGCTGTAATCCCCATACCTTATGGAACCATCCGTTATTAAAATAAAATTATTATCAATCATGTTTTTCCGTTCTGCAAGTTCTGTAATTAAATATCCATTTTGGATATCGGTAAAAATTACGCTGTCTACGGGAGTATTGCCTTTTATCCAATTTAGCGAATAAATTAAATCAGGGTTAACTGACTGGTCTATAATTTTGTTTTGGGCTTCGATAGTATCATTGACAGATGTAAATATAAATATTACGCAGAGGATAATTATAATTAAAAATTCTAATGAGTCAAACTTGGTTTCTCGGATTTTGGAAATGAATCTATTCAAACTTTCACCCATCAAGATTATTAATGAAAGCGCAATTAATGATAACCCGGCGTTAGGGTTTACCAATTTTAACCATGTCGTTAAAAACACCGCAATCGTGAAACCAATTATTATATTTATGCTTGATTTGTTTACTTTAAAAGTAAATTTATATATAGTATAAATGCCAAATATTAACGGCAATAATCCAATCGCCCCGATATAAGACATAATATCGATATTTGAAAAATATTGGTTAAGCAGCGCCAATGGAATATTTTGCCATACTATGGTAGCGCCGTTCATTATCAATGCAGGTTTATACTGGACAAATAACGCTAACAACATAAAAAAACTTGCAAAAGTTACAGTCTCAAGTTCACTTTTATTAATTATAAAACCATCAAGTTTCATTAACATAAAATAAAAAATCAAGCCAATTAAACATAATAACGTAATTGGACTAATAAAAGGAATCATGATAGATAATATTATAAAATAGTTAAATCTTTTTTTATCTTTGATATCGATGAAAATGTAAATATAGATAAACATTACTAAAAAAGCAAGCGAATTAATAGACCCTGTAATTAAAGTTGTATAAGTCAAAACAGGGACAAAACCTGAAACGATTGCGCAAATAAAACTTGAGACCTCGTTTTGAGTTATCTTTTTAACAATTAAATAAATTATTATTGAAATTAACGATACAAATAGATTCGGCAATAATATTAATGCAGGTGAGAGCCCTAAAAAGTAGCTAAATAAAGCCAGTATATAATAATAAATTGGGCTTACAATATCCGCCCTGCCTGAAAAGCTTAATTCATCCCATAACAGGGGGAAACCTGTTTTGAGTATATTATTTACTTGTTTCGTTTCATAATAAGCCCCATAACTCAAATTATCTGCATTAAATGCAAAATATAATTTAACTCCTAATATGAATAGGAATAAAGTTAATAATAAGATTTTTTCATATTTTTGGATTATAATCATAAAATATTATCCTTTAATTAAGAAGTATATTTATAGATTACGAAATAATTATATAAAGAGTGTGGATCTGAAATCAGATGGAAAAATTAACATCTGGCTCTGAGGCTATTGACAACCTGTTAAATGGAGGCTATGACAAAACAATTATAACTGTAATTTATGGTCCATCTAGTTCAGGTAAAACATGTTTATGCTTGTTAGCTGCTATTGAGACAGTAAAAAATAATAAAAAAGTAATATTTGTTGACACAGAAGGCGGTTTTTCCGTAGAAAGGGCGCAACAGCTTTATTCTGATTTTCCTTATAAACTTGACAATTTTATATTTTTCAAGCCAACCTCATTCCAGCAACAAAAAATTGCTCTTCAAAGTATTTCATTATTGCTTTCTCAAAACATAGGATTAATAATAATAGATTCAATTGCGATGTTTTATAGGCTAGAGATAGGCTTAGCACAAGATTATTCTGAAATTAATCGTGAACTAACACAACAACTTATAAGCTTATTAAAAATTGCAAGAGAAAAAGAAATACCTATTTTAATTACTAATCAAGTATATGCTGATTTTGAGAATAGGAATGAGGTAAAAATGGTTGGCGGGGATTTAATTAAGTATACCAGTAAATGCATTATTGAACTAAAAAAATTTAGTCATTTTCGTAAGGCGATTATTAAAAAACACCTGGCAATTGAAGAAGGTAAGAATATTGATTTTATTATTAAATCAGATAAAATCGATTTCAAAGATTATAGTGTTTTATCAGAAAATGATGACCTAAAACCGAAGATTTTATAAAGGGCCTATTTATTCTTTGTATAAAGCCCGAGTTAACGCGCATAGGGTCTACGGAAAACTATACTTAACCGTATTCGCGTCTTCTTGGTGTTTTATAGATGATAAAAATGGCAGAATCAACAAATTTCAAATATATTATACGTATAGTAAATACGGATCTCGAGGGCAGTAAAGATATAGCTACATCATTAAGGAAAATTAAGGGGGTTAGTTTTATGTTTGCTAATTTAATCTGTAACTTAACTTCAATTGATAAATCTAAAAAAACTGGAGAATTAACTGATAAAGAAATTGAACAATTAAATTCAGTGTTAAAAGAACCTTTAAAGTATAAAGTTCCAAGATGGATGTTAAATCGTAGAAAAGATCCTGAAGAAGCTCAAGATATCCACTTAATTTCTACAGATGTAAAATTTGTTCAAGAAAATGATATTAAACAACTTAAAAAAATTAAATGTTATAAAGGCATCAGACATATACAAAATTTGCCTGTAAGAGGTCAAAGCACTAAAGCCCATTTTAGAAAAAGGGGAAATAGAGCATTAGGTGTTAAAAAGGCTAAAGGAAGTAAAAAATCAAGTAAATAAATTATAATGAAATATGGGACAATGAAAATTAAAAATTTTTCAGGTCCTAATTTATGAGGAATCAACATGGGAGATCCAAAAAAAAATAGAAAAAAATACCAAACTCCGACTACCGCATGGAGTAAAAGCAGGATTGAAGAGGAAGCTGTATTAGTTAAAGAGTTTGGATTTAAAAATAAAAAAGAAATTTGGAAAGTTGAATCCCTTTTAAGAAAGTTTACCAGAACGGCAAGACATTTAATTTCTGCGGAAGGTAAACAAGCAGAGATTGAAACAGGGCATTTGTTAAATAAATTAGTTATTTTAGGCTTAATTGAACCAAATTCACAACTGGATAAAGTGCTTGATATTAACCTGAACAGTTTAGCTTCAAGAAGATTACAGTCAATTTTATGTAAAAGGAATCTTGCCAGAACAGTTAAACAAGCAAGACAATTTGTAACTCACCGCCATGTAATGGTCGGTAACAAAGTAATTACATCTCCTTCATATCTTGTTTCAAAACAAGAAGAAGAATTAATTAAATTTGTAGATAATTCAACTTTAGCAAAACCGGATCATCCGGAAAGAGTGGATAAATCTATTAAAGCTGAACTTCAAAAAATTGTCAAAACTGGAGTTAAGTCTGAAAAATCATTTACAAAAGAAATTGACAAAACAACTGAAAAAGTCGAGGTTTCAGAATAATGGATGAAGATTCAAGAAAACCAAGGACGGAAAAAATGAACAGAGGCAATGTGGGTCAAAGACCAATATCAAAAAGAACAGAAGATAATTGGGGTATTGCGCATATTTATTCATCATATAATGATACAATTATCCATATAACAGATATAACTGGATCAGAGAGTATCGCTAGATCGTCTGGCGGCCAAGTTGTAAAAGCCCACCGTATGGAATCTTCACCAACTGCAGCAATGATGGCTGCTAAAAAAGCCGCAGAAATCGCTAAAGAAAAAGGTGTAAATGCATTACATGTAAAAATTAAAGCTCCAGGAGGACATAATGGCCCAAATAATCCTGGTCCTGGCGCACAGGCAGCTGTCCGGGCATTGTCAAGAATGGGACTAAAAATAGGCATTATTGAAGATGTTACTCCCTTACCCCATGATGGATGCAGAAAAAAAGGAGGAAGGAGGGGCAGGAGAGTATGAATATTAAAATTATTTCAAAGGATAAAGAAAAATTTTCATTTATCTTGTCAGGGGTTAAACCTAGTTTTGCAAATGCAATTAGGAGATCGATGATTGACGAAGTGCCAACAATGGCAATTGAAAATATTGAAATTAGAAAAAACAATTCAGCATTATATGATGAAGTTTTGGCGCATAGGCTTGGCTTAGTTGTATTAAATACAGACTTAAAATCCTACAATCTTCCGGAAAAATGCAAATGCAATGGTGAAGGATGCGCAAGATGTCAGGTGGAAATAGTATTGAAAGTTAAAGGTCCAAGAATTGTTTATGCTTCGGATCTTAAACCAAAAGACCCAAAAATAACGCCTGCTCAACCTGAATCAGTAATTGCTAAAATTTTGAAAGGTCAAGACATTGAACTTATTGCAACCGCAGTATTAGGAAAAGGAAGAGACCACGCCAAATGGGCCCCATGTTTGGCAATTTATAAAAACGAACCAGTAATTAACATAGGAAACGTTAGTAATGTTGAGGAAGTTGCAGCAAAGTGCCCTCTTAATTTATTTGAAATAAAATCAGGAAAATTAAAACTCATTAAAGATTATGAACTAGCATGCCATTTATGTGAAGCCTGTCAAGATGAAAGCAACGGAAAAATAAAAGTTTCATATAAAGAAGACACATTTATATTTACAGTTGAACCTTGGGGTCAGCTTGATGTTAAGGATATATTAAAAAGAGCAGTAGATGAGCTTGACGAAAAATCCGAAGAATTCGTTAAGTTGGTAAAAGCGCTAAAGTAGGCATAATCACAATTAAATTTGTAGAGGGCTGTGTTCCGTATCCCTTAACAGTGTTTGCGGGGGTGCCGGAGTGGTCAAACGGACTAGGTTGAGGCAGTGAAAATTAAATGTTTTCAGGGTTTAAATCCCAAACTTCAAATGCCTAGTAGCTTAGTGCTTGCGCGAGTTCGAACCTCGTCTCCCGCATATTAAAATAAAAAATAATTAAAATAAAAAAATGACATCAACAAATGAACACCTTATCTCCTTAATTAAGGAGTTAAAAACAAAATCATTAACTGAAAAAGTCAAGCTTTGGAAAAGGCTTGCAGAGGATTTAAGTAGAAGCACTAGAAGCAGAAGAATAGTTAATTTGATTAAAATTGTAGAATACGCTAAACCGGGTGAAACTGTTGTTGTTCCTGGAAAGGTATTAGGTTTAGGTGAAGTTACACAAAAAGTTGATGTGGCCGCTTATCAATTTTCAATATCAGCTGTTGAAAAGATTAAACTGGCTGGGGGCAATACCCTCTCTTTATGGGAACTTATGGAAAAAAACCCAAAGGCAAATAAAGTGAGGATTATTGGTTAAGGGATAAAAATTAAAAATAACTTTAAAAATTCAGAGACATTTAAAATGATTATCGACGGAAAAAATCAAATACTTGGAAGATTAGCATCTTTTGCAGCAAAGCAAGCATTATTAGGCAAAAAAGTTAATGTAATTAATTGTGAAGATGTTATAATCTCCGGCAGAAAAAACATAGTATTTGAAAAATATAAGAAAATTGACGATATGGGTATTCAACCGCGTAAAGGTCCATTTCAACCTAAAATGCCGGATAGATTCGTAAGAAAGGTTATTAAAAGAATGCTGCCTATTGATAGGACAAGGGGACTGGATGCATTCCACAATGTCATGTGTTATATTGGTACGCCTGACGAATTTAAAAATATGGAAATTACAAATGTTAATGCTAATGCATCAAAATTATCAACTTTAAACATGGTGAGAGTTGGAGAAATTTGCAAAGAATTAGGCGGGAAAAAATGGTAA
This sequence is a window from Candidatus Woesearchaeota archaeon. Protein-coding genes within it:
- the radB gene encoding DNA repair and recombination protein RadB, encoding MEKLTSGSEAIDNLLNGGYDKTIITVIYGPSSSGKTCLCLLAAIETVKNNKKVIFVDTEGGFSVERAQQLYSDFPYKLDNFIFFKPTSFQQQKIALQSISLLLSQNIGLIIIDSIAMFYRLEIGLAQDYSEINRELTQQLISLLKIAREKEIPILITNQVYADFENRNEVKMVGGDLIKYTSKCIIELKKFSHFRKAIIKKHLAIEEGKNIDFIIKSDKIDFKDYSVLSENDDLKPKIL
- a CDS encoding 30S ribosomal protein S13; amino-acid sequence: MIKMAESTNFKYIIRIVNTDLEGSKDIATSLRKIKGVSFMFANLICNLTSIDKSKKTGELTDKEIEQLNSVLKEPLKYKVPRWMLNRRKDPEEAQDIHLISTDVKFVQENDIKQLKKIKCYKGIRHIQNLPVRGQSTKAHFRKRGNRALGVKKAKGSKKSSK
- a CDS encoding 30S ribosomal protein S4, with translation MGDPKKNRKKYQTPTTAWSKSRIEEEAVLVKEFGFKNKKEIWKVESLLRKFTRTARHLISAEGKQAEIETGHLLNKLVILGLIEPNSQLDKVLDINLNSLASRRLQSILCKRNLARTVKQARQFVTHRHVMVGNKVITSPSYLVSKQEEELIKFVDNSTLAKPDHPERVDKSIKAELQKIVKTGVKSEKSFTKEIDKTTEKVEVSE
- a CDS encoding 30S ribosomal protein S11; this encodes MNRGNVGQRPISKRTEDNWGIAHIYSSYNDTIIHITDITGSESIARSSGGQVVKAHRMESSPTAAMMAAKKAAEIAKEKGVNALHVKIKAPGGHNGPNNPGPGAQAAVRALSRMGLKIGIIEDVTPLPHDGCRKKGGRRGRRV
- a CDS encoding DNA-directed RNA polymerase subunit D encodes the protein MNIKIISKDKEKFSFILSGVKPSFANAIRRSMIDEVPTMAIENIEIRKNNSALYDEVLAHRLGLVVLNTDLKSYNLPEKCKCNGEGCARCQVEIVLKVKGPRIVYASDLKPKDPKITPAQPESVIAKILKGQDIELIATAVLGKGRDHAKWAPCLAIYKNEPVINIGNVSNVEEVAAKCPLNLFEIKSGKLKLIKDYELACHLCEACQDESNGKIKVSYKEDTFIFTVEPWGQLDVKDILKRAVDELDEKSEEFVKLVKALK
- a CDS encoding 50S ribosomal protein L18e, yielding MTSTNEHLISLIKELKTKSLTEKVKLWKRLAEDLSRSTRSRRIVNLIKIVEYAKPGETVVVPGKVLGLGEVTQKVDVAAYQFSISAVEKIKLAGGNTLSLWELMEKNPKANKVRIIG
- the rplM gene encoding 50S ribosomal protein L13, with the protein product MIIDGKNQILGRLASFAAKQALLGKKVNVINCEDVIISGRKNIVFEKYKKIDDMGIQPRKGPFQPKMPDRFVRKVIKRMLPIDRTRGLDAFHNVMCYIGTPDEFKNMEITNVNANASKLSTLNMVRVGEICKELGGKKW